A genomic region of Candidatus Bathyarchaeota archaeon contains the following coding sequences:
- a CDS encoding winged helix-turn-helix domain-containing protein — MEDYDSLLIKALGSSPKLRILDYLLNYKLNDFTKKEIVEALGMSKLTFYKYFKDLEQLGLVTATRKIGRATLYKVNVENPMVKMLIEYETKLSLQIAEKEAEKMKKPIPAR; from the coding sequence ATGGAAGACTACGACTCGTTGCTGATTAAAGCTTTAGGCAGTTCACCCAAACTCAGGATATTGGACTACTTGTTAAACTACAAGCTGAACGACTTTACGAAGAAAGAAATAGTGGAAGCCTTGGGAATGAGCAAGCTCACGTTCTACAAATACTTCAAGGACTTGGAACAACTCGGTTTAGTTACTGCAACTAGAAAGATTGGGCGTGCTACGCTATACAAAGTAAACGTAGAAAACCCGATGGTTAAAATGCTCATAGAATACGAGACAAAGCTCTCGCTTCAGATAGCTGAGAAAGAAGCAGAAAAGATGAAGAAGCCAATACCGGCGAGATAA
- a CDS encoding type IV secretory system conjugative DNA transfer family protein, with protein MKEDQMDDYTKWYMWAYRQRYGEGSIEKGTGAPPTLVPYQPEVRQYWDKEKAVGVIEKDGKYIGIACLAAKEVVDKENYVRRFGLSFEKDVQWRAVASLLDHLSRSPVFKAVLITISKSPFKTEPDVPEELEGRRNWARRNYEYHKEKADTLRIQVNQQSQAHVMGGPYPKHLPKQMKEEEDYARRFLEQTKSLENEIKEHLKPYFLIKRNLFATALFFYVYTDAKESMADCLREIVSRKYSAKMEINKTYFVECSDVRDPIIVFNPEFFPFFREARRYYCLALSEDVAGFGSDKDVAIALKKMFTLVLELPTEEPIDEQIHIPGEEISKKGSRKALLGYVVKSVVKRKFMKRVVYFPLDVLTSHAIIFGKTRIGKSFLSLIIINEARANGIEVVVFDPHGTLSKRLKENDQLKIVYTRGRTDITNYLQEIYGEASVWPETNELRRLIVLDETRLLKAKNLVYCINELGKRGVGFILVTQYSTSIPPEVRNIGTYFIMAAMSETEMQRFKEVTLHPSSKLITRLPKACSYVFSPYWYPEPFFIKHRMMRI; from the coding sequence TTGAAGGAAGACCAAATGGATGACTACACCAAATGGTACATGTGGGCATACAGACAGAGATACGGAGAGGGAAGCATAGAGAAAGGCACAGGTGCGCCACCCACATTAGTGCCGTATCAGCCCGAAGTCAGGCAGTATTGGGACAAAGAAAAGGCTGTGGGCGTCATTGAAAAAGATGGGAAATACATTGGAATTGCCTGTTTAGCTGCCAAGGAAGTTGTGGACAAGGAGAATTACGTTAGAAGGTTCGGGTTAAGCTTTGAGAAGGATGTTCAGTGGCGTGCGGTTGCAAGCCTGCTTGACCATCTGTCGAGGAGTCCGGTTTTCAAAGCTGTCTTAATTACAATTAGCAAATCGCCATTCAAGACTGAACCGGATGTCCCCGAAGAGCTGGAAGGCAGGCGCAACTGGGCAAGGAGGAACTATGAGTATCATAAGGAGAAAGCCGATACGCTGAGGATTCAGGTAAATCAACAAAGCCAAGCCCATGTCATGGGCGGACCTTATCCCAAGCATTTGCCGAAACAGATGAAGGAAGAGGAGGACTACGCACGCAGATTCCTTGAACAGACAAAATCGCTCGAAAATGAGATAAAAGAGCATCTGAAACCCTACTTCCTAATCAAGAGGAACCTATTCGCTACCGCACTATTCTTCTATGTCTATACCGATGCAAAGGAAAGCATGGCAGATTGCCTAAGAGAGATCGTAAGCAGAAAATACAGCGCCAAGATGGAGATAAATAAGACGTATTTTGTGGAATGCTCCGATGTCCGAGACCCCATCATTGTCTTTAACCCAGAGTTTTTTCCCTTTTTTCGTGAAGCTAGGAGATACTACTGCTTAGCTTTGTCTGAAGATGTCGCTGGATTCGGTTCTGACAAAGATGTGGCAATAGCCCTGAAAAAGATGTTCACGTTGGTGCTTGAACTGCCGACAGAAGAGCCTATAGACGAGCAGATACACATACCCGGTGAAGAAATCTCGAAAAAAGGGTCGAGAAAAGCGCTACTGGGATATGTTGTCAAGTCAGTAGTCAAAAGAAAATTCATGAAAAGAGTGGTCTACTTTCCTCTCGACGTATTGACCAGTCATGCAATAATCTTCGGCAAGACACGTATAGGCAAATCCTTTCTATCCTTGATAATCATTAACGAAGCTAGAGCTAATGGTATTGAAGTGGTAGTTTTTGATCCCCATGGTACTCTGTCAAAAAGACTGAAAGAAAATGACCAATTGAAGATAGTCTATACAAGGGGCCGCACAGACATCACCAATTATCTACAAGAGATATATGGTGAAGCTTCAGTCTGGCCAGAGACAAATGAACTGAGACGATTGATCGTGCTTGATGAGACTAGGCTACTAAAAGCTAAGAACCTCGTATACTGCATAAATGAGTTAGGAAAGAGGGGAGTTGGATTCATTCTCGTAACTCAATACTCGACAAGCATTCCTCCAGAAGTGCGTAACATTGGTACGTATTTCATAATGGCAGCTATGAGCGAGACAGAGATGCAAAGGTTCAAGGAAGTAACACTTCATCCGAGCTCAAAACTTATAACAAGGCTGCCAAAAGCCTGCTCTTATGTTTTCAGTCCTTACTGGTATCCTGAACCTTTTTTCATAAAGCATAGAATGATGCGCATCTAA
- a CDS encoding class I SAM-dependent methyltransferase yields the protein MNYEINKCITGHWACPRPHGKYTETYPPTFLQRLDALLGPCSNKKILHLFCGSSKFGDLRIDMNPDVKPDYIIDLSRDKLPFKNCTFDMVIADPPYHDFKPYSFVKEAVRVLKPLGFLVIVHFLVYIVPKGCERWACISVGCGPNTRMRALNIFRKNLA from the coding sequence ATGAATTATGAGATCAACAAATGCATAACGGGGCATTGGGCATGCCCGAGACCTCATGGCAAATACACCGAGACTTATCCGCCCACGTTTCTGCAAAGGTTAGACGCTTTGCTGGGTCCGTGCTCTAACAAGAAAATCTTGCACCTCTTTTGTGGTTCAAGCAAATTTGGCGATTTAAGAATCGACATGAACCCAGACGTTAAACCCGATTACATCATAGATTTGAGCAGGGACAAACTACCTTTTAAGAATTGCACATTTGATATGGTTATTGCAGATCCGCCTTATCATGATTTTAAACCATATTCTTTTGTCAAAGAGGCGGTCAGGGTGTTAAAGCCCCTAGGCTTCCTGGTGATTGTACACTTTCTGGTGTACATCGTTCCGAAAGGTTGCGAAAGATGGGCATGCATTTCGGTTGGTTGCGGCCCAAATACTAGAATGAGAGCATTGAACATCTTTAGAAAAAACTTGGCTTAA
- a CDS encoding DNA methyltransferase — protein sequence MRFPNGTTEHPINKSGKREILVSVWDFGVVHPQSERSHYLCNDHPAKMRPCLARAILQLYGESPVLDPMAGIGTTLIEAELLGMDAVGVEYEKKFVNQANKNIAHLKKLYQNRNLGRAICIKGDARNLSCLNNPKVSSIVFSPPYSEGIGHAAGKNANRKYSWRLKLQKKMTEAWSNGSIAKLRYGDKSNIGQAENYGSIIFSPPYFNALKRGDEGPHSRSKKISYQDRVKRFQGYSTDSANIGNIPKFGSIVLSPPYNDALSITKGGGSKNSIICEESTKELQTERNRPFAAKKNLPIPYSSKHENIGNISEFGSIVFSPPYEGALNSSKHVGGIALRDPQLAKTCRYSEDIKNIGNTTGKTYLGAMLKVYSECYRVLKPRKFMVVVVKDIQRCWKTIPIGADTIKLCQLAGFDLHDIIINKMYFPSFWMLNLAKKAQAEANKGTKRFHALKVHEYILVFRKPQIDLESRQSFKPSFF from the coding sequence GTGAGGTTTCCTAACGGTACGACAGAGCATCCGATAAACAAGTCTGGCAAAAGAGAGATTTTAGTCAGTGTTTGGGATTTTGGCGTTGTTCACCCTCAAAGTGAACGAAGCCATTATTTATGCAATGATCATCCCGCAAAGATGAGACCATGCTTAGCCAGAGCCATTTTGCAGCTCTATGGAGAATCGCCGGTCTTGGATCCTATGGCTGGCATAGGAACTACGTTGATTGAAGCTGAGCTTTTGGGAATGGATGCAGTCGGAGTCGAATACGAGAAGAAGTTTGTAAATCAAGCCAACAAGAACATCGCTCATCTGAAGAAGCTCTACCAGAACAGAAATTTGGGCAGGGCTATATGCATCAAGGGAGACGCAAGAAATCTATCTTGTCTAAACAATCCAAAGGTTAGTTCAATAGTTTTCAGTCCTCCATACTCTGAAGGCATAGGACATGCTGCAGGTAAAAATGCAAACCGCAAGTATTCATGGAGACTTAAGCTGCAAAAAAAGATGACCGAAGCATGGAGCAATGGAAGCATCGCAAAGCTTAGATATGGCGATAAAAGCAATATCGGGCAGGCTGAGAATTACGGGTCGATAATTTTCTCCCCACCATATTTCAACGCTCTGAAAAGGGGGGACGAAGGGCCTCACTCAAGGAGCAAGAAAATTTCTTACCAAGATAGGGTTAAACGATTCCAGGGATATTCTACAGATTCAGCCAATATCGGAAACATTCCGAAGTTTGGCTCTATCGTATTAAGCCCACCCTACAATGATGCATTGTCAATCACTAAAGGCGGTGGAAGCAAAAATTCGATTATATGTGAAGAATCAACTAAAGAATTGCAAACAGAAAGAAACAGACCTTTTGCTGCAAAGAAGAATTTGCCGATTCCATATTCTTCCAAGCATGAGAATATTGGAAACATCAGCGAGTTTGGCTCAATTGTTTTCAGTCCACCTTATGAAGGCGCTTTAAACTCTTCAAAGCATGTGGGCGGCATAGCTTTGAGAGATCCGCAGTTAGCGAAGACATGTCGATACTCCGAAGACATTAAAAACATCGGGAACACTACAGGAAAAACGTATCTTGGGGCGATGCTCAAAGTCTATTCTGAATGTTATCGAGTCCTCAAACCTCGAAAGTTCATGGTAGTTGTTGTCAAAGATATTCAAAGATGTTGGAAGACTATTCCGATAGGAGCCGATACGATAAAACTCTGCCAGTTAGCGGGGTTTGATTTGCACGACATAATAATAAACAAAATGTACTTCCCAAGCTTTTGGATGCTTAACTTGGCCAAGAAGGCACAGGCTGAGGCAAATAAGGGAACAAAAAGATTTCACGCATTAAAGGTTCATGAGTACATTCTAGTTTTCAGAAAGCCACAAATAGATTTAGAGAGCCGGCAATCTTTTAAGCCAAGTTTTTTCTAA